A genomic segment from Gopherus evgoodei ecotype Sinaloan lineage chromosome 6, rGopEvg1_v1.p, whole genome shotgun sequence encodes:
- the LOC115653536 gene encoding interferon kappa-like → MTTFCLLQISFVLLYITKISTQDCNILPLLHNKMIQGNLHLLNKMGQQFPEQCQSEKIHFKFPEQFLKLRQKENAKVEIQEILQLIFYIFTKNLTLAAWDGRYLERFQNGLNQQIEHLEACLTERMEKKQPYSRSEEIIRLKLKKYFQKIDNFLKDKQYSLCSWEIIRLEMRRCLQFIDKVIGRLRN, encoded by the coding sequence ATGACCACTTTTTGTTTGCTACAAATTAGCTTTGTGCTGCTGTACATCACCAAAATCTCAACTCAGGATTGTAATATTCTTCCTCTCCTGCACAACAAAATGATACAGGGCAATTTACACCTTCTGAACAAAATGGGTCAACAATTTCCTGAGCAATGTCAAAGTGAAAAAATTCACTTCAAGTTCCCTGAGCAGTTTCTAAAGCTCAGACAGAAAGAGAATGCCAAGGTGGAAATCCAGGAGATCCTGCAACTGATCTTCTATATCTTTACCAAAAATCTAACCTTAGCTGCCTGGGATGGAAGATATCTTGAAAGATTCCAAAATGGACTAAATCAGCAAATTGAGCATCTGGAAGCATGTTTGACAGAGAGGATGGAGAAGAAACAACCCTACTCAAGGAGTGAGGAAATCATTAGACTGAAACTGAAAAAGTACTTCCAAAAGATAGATAATTTTCTAAAAGACAAACAATACAGCCTGTGTTCCTGGGAGATCATCCGTCTGGAAATGAGGAGATGTCTTCAGTTTATTGACAAAGTTATAGGAAGGCTTAGAAACTAA